The Marivirga salinae DNA window ATCAGTTTTTAATTCTGGCCTGGAACTCAGCACATGTCCATGTTTTTCTTCTATTTCCTTTCTTTTGGTATATTTAAACCATGTTTTTTCTTCTATAGAGATGGGATGTCGTTCGTTTTTTGCTGCTTCTATAAATAGTTTTTGTTTTTCAGTATAAGGTCCTAATTCACCAGAAATCAAAGCTTTGAACCAATGTCCGTATTTTTCTAAAATCTCTCTTTCTTCATTACTAAAAATGGCAAGGCTACAGTCCATTTTAAATTTTCCTTTTTAAGTAATTAATTTTAGGTGGGAGTCTTTAGCGTTTTTAATTCTTGATAGGTTTAGTTGAAAATATAGAATATAATAATTTCATTAAATTAAGTAATATATTATTTATGCTCAAAAATTCAAGATCTTAAATAGAAGTTAAAAAGAGATTTGAATGCTTGGCTATATCCGCTAATTTGGCATTTTAGAATTATAGAATTTTTAAGAATGAAGAGCATACACCAGAACGAACAATCAATTCAATGGACTTTATCTCCTTTTGATTTTCAGGGAGATATTAATGCAGGTCAAATTTTTTTCAGCCGTTTTGAGGAGATACCCAATACATTTGAAATGTATGATGTGGATATTCACAAAATTAGTAAATGGTTGGAATCAAATTTTTCAGAGAATATCATAACTAAGCATAAAAGGGAAAAATTTTCTGAGAAAGACGGTGTTGAAATGCTTTCAACCATCTATGTTTTAAATGATGATATTGTACTGGAGATAGCAGCAAACATGATGCAAATGGCTTATGGTGCTGGGGCGAAAATAAAGGATAAGCTAATTGAAGGAATGAAGGCTTTTGTGAAAAATGAAAGGTCAGGAATCTCTATGATTGTCCAAAGTAAAATGGGCTTAATGCCCAAAGATCTTGAAATTAAGAAACAGGATATCGATTTGTCCTTACACTATAATGATGGTTTTAATGGCATTGATGAGCAATTGAAAAGAGAACTATCAGAGGAAAACGGATCTGGACTGTATCTACTTTATGGGGCACCGGGAACTGGTAAAAGTTCTTATATCAAATACCTTATTCATCAAGTAAATAAGCGTATGGTATTTTTACCACCGAAAGTCGCACTCAATTTAGATGATTTTGCCCTTACCGATTTCCTCTTGGATAACAGAAACATAATTTTGGTTATTGAGGATGCTGAAGAATTATTAAAGGCTGATAATAGTGCCAGAACTTCAGCCATTTCCATGTTATTAAACCTGACGGATGGAATTTTAGGTGATGGATTGGGCATAAAAATCATTGCCACTTTTAATACGGAGCTGCACCAGATTGACCCAGCCTTAATGCGAAAAGGAAGGCTGAAGTTAATGTATGAATTCAACAAACTTAGCATTCCAAAATCAAAAGCTTTGCTAGCCCATCTGGGTGTAGAAAAGGAGGTTCATAATCCAATGAACCTCTCAGAAATTTACTATTTGGAAGAACATCAATATCAGCTGAATAGTAATAATGGAATTGGCTTTTAGGTGGAGACCTTTTTTAATAGGGTATTTTTTACTGAATATAATCTATTTACAGACTATTGAACATCACGGATTTGATAGAAAGAAACTAATTTTACATTAGTATTAATTATTGCTTAAATTTGAATTTTCAGTCATAAACTGAAATAAATTTTATCCTTATTTTCAATATGCCCCAAAAAACCAACAAAATAAGCTGTGAAGAATGTACTACCACTTCATGTTTTGTGAAAAGGACGAATCCGGAGTGGCTAGCCAAAATCAGCGAATTCAAGAATCAAGTGGTTTACCCAAAAGGACAATATATTTTCTCTGAGGGCTCGCCCGTATTTGGAGCATACTTTATTCAATCAGGAGATGTAAAAATTGTGAGCAGTAGTTTTTCTGGAAAGCAAAATATAGTGCGATTAGCTAAAGCTGGTCACATGATGGGACACAAAGGAGAGGCTAAGGAAAATTATCCGATAGGGGCAGTAGCAATCAATGATGCCCGAATTTGCTTTCTAAATAATGAATTGCTTTATGATGCCTTTTTGAATAATACTCATTTCACTATAGACATCATGATGTTCTATTCTAAAGAACTACGCAAAAGTGAAATGCGAAATAAATTCTTTGCCCAGATGACCACAGATGAAAAGGTGGCTTACGCAATTGTTTATGCTGGTGAAATTGTAGGTGAGAAAAATAATAAGGGTAAAATCATGATTATGCTCAGTAGACAAGAACTGGCACAGATTGCTGGAACAAATGCTGAACAAGTTAGCCGAACCATCAGCCATATGAAGAATGATGGATTATTATCTCTGGATGGTCGTTGTATTTGCATTGAAAACCTACCTGGAGTTTATAATTTACTCTCCGAATACGAACAGTTTATTTAGGGCTTGCTTAAAAAGTCTCAAGTGCCTCATATACAACCGGGCTAAGTGAAGGAGTATTGTAATACTTCGAGCTTTAGCCCGGGAAGTAGATGAGGTGCTTGAGGCTAGAGCACTAGAAAATCAAATTTTGATTTTCTAGTGCAAACAATTTAGAATTGTACCTATATAATTCTGGCATTTGCTGAAATACTATTCCTCAATGATCACTGCCAAAATAGGTCTAAAGATTATTTTATTATGTATTCTAATTTTAAGCAAGCCCTAATTAGTTTCCTGCGTTTTCGCAGACTAATTCCTGTAAATAAACTTCTTAATCCCTGATTTGGAACATTTCTATTGTAAAATTCTCTATTGATCTTTGCCTTAAACAAAAAAGGATAAAAACATCCGAATATATTTAAAATTATAGATTATGAAAACGCATAGAAAAACACAGACACGATTCGCTTATTTGTTTTTTGCACTGTTATTCCCTTTTCTTTTCGCGGCTTGTCAGCAACAGGAAGAAGTTGTGAAATCCAACAGAAATAAAAATGAAGACATTAAAGTAGTAGGTACAATGAAAGCGGAATTAACCGCCCCACCTCATGTTCCAAAACCGATAGGTAAAAGAACTGCCAAAAGGCTTTTTGTTGATATGGAAATCATAGAGGAGGTGGCTGAAATGGATGACGGTGTTGAATACGTTTACTGGACATTTGGTGGGAGTGTACCCGGTTCTTTTATTAGAACTCGAGTGGGTGACATAGTAGAGTTTACGCTTAAAAATCACCCTGACAATAAATTACCACACAACATTGATTTGCATGCTGTGACAGGTCAAGGAGGAGGAGCTGAAGCTTCTTTTGTAGCACCTGGACAACAGAAAACCTTCTCTTTTAAAACACTTAATCCAGGATTATATGTTTATCACTGTGCTACAGCCCCAGTTGGAATGCACATTGCAAACGGTATGTATGGATTGATTTTAGTTGAGCCCTTAGGAGGTTTACCACCTGTAGATAAAGAGTATTATGTGATGCAAGGCGATTTTTACACTAAAGGCAAGCACGGAGAAAAAGGTTTGCAAGATTTCGATTTGCAAAAAGCAGTAGATGAAAATCCAGATTATGTAGTCTTTAATGGTAAAGTTGGAGCTTTAACGGGTGAAAATGCACTTACTGCGCAAGTTGGGGAAACCGTAAGAATTTTCTTTGGAAATGGTGGTCCAAATCTAGCTTCCTCATTTCACGTGATAGGAGAGATTTTTGACAGAGTTCACCTAGAAGGTGGAAAAAGTATTAATGAGAATGTACAAACTACTCTAGTACCTGCTGGTGGGTCAGCAATGCTGGAGTTCACTGTGGAATCCCCTGATAATTTGGTTTTGGTTGACCACTCTATTTTTAGAGCTTTTAATAAAGGAGCTTTGGGTATATTAAGTGTCTCTGGTGAGGAAAATCATGTAGTATATGACGAAGGTACAGAGGCAATTCCTTATAATCCACAATCAGAAATTGCTGAAAGCACTCCTCCGCAGGAAAAACAGGTAGAAGCAGTGGTTGAAGAGCAAGTTTCAGCACCAGCTGACTTTGATTTGCAAACCAGCATCACAAAAGGGAAAAAGATTTACTCTCAAAACTGTCTGGCATGTCACCAGGCAGAAGGTCAGGGTATTCCTAAAACCTTCCCGCCATTAGCAAAATCTGATTATCTAAATAATCATCCTGACAAGGCTATAAATGCAGTGGTAAATGGTTTGACAGGTGAGATTACAGTAAACGGTGAAACCTATAATAGTGCAATGCCTGCTCAAAGATTGAGCGATGAAGATGTAGCAGCGGTACTCAATTATGTTTATAGCAATTGGGGAAATAATGGAACTACCATTACACCTGAAAAAGTAAAAAACACTAAATAAAATATCATGCTTAGATATTTCACAATTGCAATCTTGTTCTTTTTTCATTTGAATTTAAATGGACAGGATCTTGAGATGCTCAAAATTGAAGGGGGAGTTTACATCCCCCTTTATGGAAGTCAAGAGGAAGTGCAGGTTGAAATAGAGTCATTCTATATGGATACTAAACCTGTTACGCATCAAGAGTTTGCTGAATTTATCAAGCAATATCCTCAATGGTCTAAAGAAAATGTGAAAGCATTATTTGCAGATGCTAGCTATCTGACCAAATGGACTGCTGATGGTGAAGTACCAAAGCATTTAAAAAACAGCCCAGTGAATAATGTCTCTTGGTATGCAGCCAAAGCTTATTGTGAATGTCAGGATAAGCGCCTTCCTACAACAGATGAATGGGAATTTGCCGCGAAGGCAAGTGAGAATTCAATTGATGCTAGGGAAGACAGCTTGTTCAACCAAAAAATAGTTTCAGGCTATGAAAAACCTAAAACCTATTTGAAAGAAGTGGGGCAAAGCAGTCCTAATTATTATGGAGTTTATGATTTACATGGATTGGTTTGGGAATGGGTTTACGATTTCAACAGCATCATGATAACCGGAGAATCAAGATCCAATAATAACACAGATGCTAATTTATTTTGCGCAGGAGGAGCTGTCAGTGCCAACGATTTAATGAATTATGCCGCCTTTATGCGCTATGCGATCAGATCCAGCTTGAAGGCCAGAAATACCATGAGCAATATGGGCTTTCGATGCGTGAAAGATTACGATGACGAATTAGAACTAAATCAATGAAAGGGGCTAATACTAACTAATTTATAAATACAATCGCTATGAAAACGCTAATGATATTACTCGCTACTGTTTTATTTTTCGCTTGTGATAATGTCGAAAAACCCGAATCAAATGATGAAGATAAGGGCATTACTTCCAAAGAAGAATTCAATGACCTATCAATTTTCAATATCACTTCCGAATGGACTACCCAGCACAATAAGCAAATAGAATTTAAAGATTTGCAAGGTAGCGTTTTGGCTGTGGTTATGGTATATACTTCCTGCCAAACGGCTTGTCCTAGATTAGCTGCCGATATGCGCAATATTGAAAAACAAGTGGCTGAAAAAGGAAAGGAAAATGTAAAATATGTTCTAGTAAGTATTGATCCCGAAAATGATACACCTGAGCGATTAACTCAATATGGTAAAGAATATCAGTTGGAAGGCGATCAGTGGTTATTCTTAAGAGGAACTGAAGAAACAGTTAGGGAATTTGCCAATGTAGTTGCGGTAAAATACAAACAAATCTCTCCTATAGATTTTTCTCACTCTAATATTATCTCTGTTTTTGATGCAGAAGGAGTGATGCAACATCAACAAGAAGGCTTGGGAGTAAATAATAAAGAAACGATTGAACAGATTATTGAATTGAGTAATTGACCTTGAACAAGTAGAAAGTGCTTTTTTTCTGCTTGTATAACATTTAGAAATTCCCTTCAAAATCGGAATAAATAACCAACAAATATCATCTTTTTTTGACCCTGTCTGTCTGCCTGTGCAGAACAGTCTTCACAACCAGATAAGGAAGTAGATAGCGTACAATGCCGCTAAATTTTCTTTCATGCAATTGTCGAGGCTTGCCTGAACAAGCAGGCATAAATGCAGGCGAAGAGATTAAATCCTTTTCTCAATGTGGATAAAAAATACTAACAAATATCATCCTTTTTGAAATTATTTCGTAATAAAAGATAAAAAGACCAAAATATCCTTTTATATTTGTGTCAATAATGAATACCTAGAATTAGGTAAAAGCAAAACAAAAATTTATATTTAAATACAACTGTTATGAACGTTTACAAAGAAAAAACCATAGGAGAATGGGTAGCGGAAGATTATCGCACAGCATCAGTTTTTAAATCATTTGGCATTGATTTTTGCTGCAAAGGCGGTAGATCAATTCAGGAAGCATGCGAGGCAAAAAACATCCCTGAAAGAGAGGTTGAGATTGCTTTGGCTGAAGCCGTAATGGACAAAGCAGAACAAAGTGATATAGATTTTAAAAGATGGCCAATGGATCTTCTGGCTGACTATATAGAAAAAACGCATCATAGATATGTTGAAAGGACAATTGAAGAACTAAAGCCATATCTGACCAAAATTTGCAAAGTGCATGGTGATTCAAATCCTGAATTGCATAAAGTAAAACAACTATTTTTTGAGTCAGCGGGGGAATTGACTGCCCACATGAAAAAAGAAGAATTTATTCTTTTCCCTCATGTTCGTAAATTAGAGAAGCATTTAAATGATGGTAGTTCTATAGAAGCCCCTCATTTTGAAACAGTCAAGAATCCTATTAAAATGATGATGGCTGAACATGAAGCAGAAGGAGATCGCTTTGAAGAAATCGCAAGATTAACAAATAACTATACTCCACCAGAACATGCTTGCAATACCTATAGAGTGACATTCGCATTGTTGGAGGAATTTGAAAACGATTTACATAGACATATTCATTTAGAAAATAATATACTCTTTCCGAAAGCTGTGAGAGTGGAGGAAAGTTTTAATTCATTAAACTGAATAAAATAGCCTTGGGCTAAATTCATGAAGAAAACTTGGTTAATAGTTAGTTTGGTTAATTTTCTGATAGCTTCTCTGATGGGCTTGCTCCTCAGAGGAGCTTTTGTTTGGGAAATTGATTGGTTGGACTACAGAAATATGTTGCACGGACATTCACATGTAGCCCTGCTGGGCTGGCTATATCTAGGGTTTTTTATTGTGATACATGCCAAGTTGCTACCTAAAGAAAAAGCTGATAAGCCCATTTATACCTGGCTTTTTTGGCTAACTCAGTTTACGGTATTAGGTATGGCAATTGCATTTCCAATTCAAGGCTATGCTGTCTTTTCTATTTTCTTTTCCACTTTGCATATTGTTTTAAGCTATATTTTTGCTGTACGAGTTTGGAAAGATCACAGTAGAAAAGATTTTAAGAGCTCTCTCTTGCTTAGAACTGCCATTTTATTTTTATTTATTTCTACTGTTGGCGTTTTTGTGGTAGCCTATATTATGGCATCTAAAAATGGTGCAAATGTCATTTATCAAATCGCTATTCAGTTTTATTTACACTTTCAATTTAACGGATGGTTGCTATTTGCATTGTTGGCTTTATTTTTCAATCGTTTTGGGAATATTCTTAAAATTAGCAATAAAGCTTTCAAACAGTTTTACTGGCTATTATTGCTAGGGAATATCTTGAGTTATGCATTGGTCCTTTATTGGGGCTATCGATGGGAATTCAGTTATTATGTTAATGCTGTAGCTGTAGTGCTTCAGTTATTGGCTGTTCTTGCCTTAATTAAATCATTTGGCAGCAGTTGGATACAACTCAAGAACTCATTGAGTGCAGCGCAAAAACTCTTATTGAAGCTATTGATTACAGTGTTTTTAACACGAACAATTTTTCAATTTGCATTGGTGATTCCTGAAATGGCTGAAATGGCGGTTTTATTGAGGC harbors:
- the ric gene encoding iron-sulfur cluster repair di-iron protein — protein: MNVYKEKTIGEWVAEDYRTASVFKSFGIDFCCKGGRSIQEACEAKNIPEREVEIALAEAVMDKAEQSDIDFKRWPMDLLADYIEKTHHRYVERTIEELKPYLTKICKVHGDSNPELHKVKQLFFESAGELTAHMKKEEFILFPHVRKLEKHLNDGSSIEAPHFETVKNPIKMMMAEHEAEGDRFEEIARLTNNYTPPEHACNTYRVTFALLEEFENDLHRHIHLENNILFPKAVRVEESFNSLN
- the maoP gene encoding DUF413 domain-containing protein, whose translation is MDCSLAIFSNEEREILEKYGHWFKALISGELGPYTEKQKLFIEAAKNERHPISIEEKTWFKYTKRKEIEEKHGHVLSSRPELKTDPFYSREGAKHLRRSQMSTMGKNHRA
- a CDS encoding SCO family protein, with translation MKTLMILLATVLFFACDNVEKPESNDEDKGITSKEEFNDLSIFNITSEWTTQHNKQIEFKDLQGSVLAVVMVYTSCQTACPRLAADMRNIEKQVAEKGKENVKYVLVSIDPENDTPERLTQYGKEYQLEGDQWLFLRGTEETVREFANVVAVKYKQISPIDFSHSNIISVFDAEGVMQHQQEGLGVNNKETIEQIIELSN
- the nirK gene encoding copper-containing nitrite reductase; this translates as MKTHRKTQTRFAYLFFALLFPFLFAACQQQEEVVKSNRNKNEDIKVVGTMKAELTAPPHVPKPIGKRTAKRLFVDMEIIEEVAEMDDGVEYVYWTFGGSVPGSFIRTRVGDIVEFTLKNHPDNKLPHNIDLHAVTGQGGGAEASFVAPGQQKTFSFKTLNPGLYVYHCATAPVGMHIANGMYGLILVEPLGGLPPVDKEYYVMQGDFYTKGKHGEKGLQDFDLQKAVDENPDYVVFNGKVGALTGENALTAQVGETVRIFFGNGGPNLASSFHVIGEIFDRVHLEGGKSINENVQTTLVPAGGSAMLEFTVESPDNLVLVDHSIFRAFNKGALGILSVSGEENHVVYDEGTEAIPYNPQSEIAESTPPQEKQVEAVVEEQVSAPADFDLQTSITKGKKIYSQNCLACHQAEGQGIPKTFPPLAKSDYLNNHPDKAINAVVNGLTGEITVNGETYNSAMPAQRLSDEDVAAVLNYVYSNWGNNGTTITPEKVKNTK
- a CDS encoding formylglycine-generating enzyme family protein yields the protein MLRYFTIAILFFFHLNLNGQDLEMLKIEGGVYIPLYGSQEEVQVEIESFYMDTKPVTHQEFAEFIKQYPQWSKENVKALFADASYLTKWTADGEVPKHLKNSPVNNVSWYAAKAYCECQDKRLPTTDEWEFAAKASENSIDAREDSLFNQKIVSGYEKPKTYLKEVGQSSPNYYGVYDLHGLVWEWVYDFNSIMITGESRSNNNTDANLFCAGGAVSANDLMNYAAFMRYAIRSSLKARNTMSNMGFRCVKDYDDELELNQ
- a CDS encoding AAA family ATPase, whose protein sequence is MKSIHQNEQSIQWTLSPFDFQGDINAGQIFFSRFEEIPNTFEMYDVDIHKISKWLESNFSENIITKHKREKFSEKDGVEMLSTIYVLNDDIVLEIAANMMQMAYGAGAKIKDKLIEGMKAFVKNERSGISMIVQSKMGLMPKDLEIKKQDIDLSLHYNDGFNGIDEQLKRELSEENGSGLYLLYGAPGTGKSSYIKYLIHQVNKRMVFLPPKVALNLDDFALTDFLLDNRNIILVIEDAEELLKADNSARTSAISMLLNLTDGILGDGLGIKIIATFNTELHQIDPALMRKGRLKLMYEFNKLSIPKSKALLAHLGVEKEVHNPMNLSEIYYLEEHQYQLNSNNGIGF
- a CDS encoding Crp/Fnr family transcriptional regulator, encoding MPQKTNKISCEECTTTSCFVKRTNPEWLAKISEFKNQVVYPKGQYIFSEGSPVFGAYFIQSGDVKIVSSSFSGKQNIVRLAKAGHMMGHKGEAKENYPIGAVAINDARICFLNNELLYDAFLNNTHFTIDIMMFYSKELRKSEMRNKFFAQMTTDEKVAYAIVYAGEIVGEKNNKGKIMIMLSRQELAQIAGTNAEQVSRTISHMKNDGLLSLDGRCICIENLPGVYNLLSEYEQFI